From Priestia aryabhattai, one genomic window encodes:
- a CDS encoding phosphate-starvation-inducible protein PsiE, with product MFKLFLCKKRQYLITTYQFILNVSLIVLGFILVYFLLRELFYIMNDALAGNNNVHKILGKVLVFFLYFAFVSMIMTYFKESCHFPLSYLLYIGITATIRFIIVNNNYQIGSLFLSLGIIALTISYLMLTKKRLEDNERRI from the coding sequence GTGTTTAAACTATTTTTATGTAAAAAAAGGCAGTATCTAATTACGACATATCAATTTATTTTAAATGTCTCGCTGATTGTTCTTGGGTTTATACTCGTTTATTTCTTATTGAGAGAGCTTTTTTATATTATGAATGATGCCTTAGCAGGAAATAATAACGTTCATAAAATCCTCGGAAAAGTATTGGTTTTCTTTTTATATTTTGCTTTTGTTTCGATGATTATGACTTATTTTAAGGAAAGCTGCCATTTCCCGTTAAGTTATCTTTTATATATTGGAATTACCGCTACAATACGATTTATTATTGTGAATAATAATTATCAAATTGGAAGTTTATTTTTATCGTTAGGAATTATCGCTTTAACTATTAGTTATTTAATGTTAACGAAAAAAAGATTAGAAGATAATGAAAGGAGAATTTGA
- a CDS encoding class I SAM-dependent DNA methyltransferase: protein MKSSTGAEFYDNDETFLAYTKRRQQKENANDTIEKPAILQLLGDVTDANILDLGCGNAGFGVELLAQGCFSYTGVDGSINMINAAHQQLSNYPNARVIHESMKQYTPPRAEYDLVTARLSLHYMEDLAPIFIKVNQALKPEGRFIFSVEHPVITSTLQPSALRTNWTVDNYFLMGFRQQHWMGGYVQKYHRTLEEYFSLMQQSGFTVTNLKEACPQKEHFDSAETYERRMRIPLFLLMSGVKNG from the coding sequence TTGAAGAGTTCAACCGGAGCTGAATTTTACGATAATGACGAGACGTTTTTAGCATATACTAAACGCCGGCAGCAGAAAGAAAATGCCAACGATACGATTGAAAAACCGGCCATTCTACAGCTTCTAGGTGATGTTACAGATGCAAACATTTTAGATTTAGGGTGCGGAAACGCTGGATTTGGCGTGGAGCTTCTTGCACAAGGGTGTTTCTCGTATACGGGAGTAGACGGCTCAATCAATATGATAAACGCGGCTCATCAACAGCTTTCAAACTACCCAAATGCAAGAGTGATCCATGAATCGATGAAGCAATATACTCCACCACGTGCCGAATACGATTTAGTTACCGCAAGACTGTCTCTTCACTATATGGAAGACTTAGCTCCCATTTTCATTAAAGTGAATCAAGCGCTCAAACCTGAAGGAAGATTTATTTTTTCCGTTGAACATCCAGTCATTACGTCTACTCTTCAGCCTTCCGCTCTCCGCACAAACTGGACCGTGGACAACTATTTCTTAATGGGATTCCGCCAGCAGCACTGGATGGGCGGATACGTTCAAAAATATCATCGCACGCTTGAAGAATACTTTTCTTTGATGCAGCAAAGCGGATTTACCGTCACAAACTTAAAGGAAGCATGCCCTCAAAAAGAACACTTCGACAGCGCCGAAACTTACGAGCGTCGAATGCGCATTCCTTTGTTTTTGCTGATGAGCGGCGTGAAGAACGGATAA
- a CDS encoding 5'-methylthioadenosine/S-adenosylhomocysteine nucleosidase, whose product MKNNMLKTGALFAIGMILLLSILAGCNSTSKKEAGDKQKPIIVQGPMPIEAQKFAKKLENVKEEKSGNFVFYKGTVDNYPVIVVKMGKGMENTAAATAIAIEKYHPRAIINQGTSGGHDENLNVFDIVLGKRTTNIGSLKTADKKEGEGMDPTAWKPMDLMASEGSAGEDPDAEKARYYEGDKKLLAAANEVKDTYKKGKVVEGTIGSADTWNNEVDRIKWFHTKYGTSVEEMEGAAAAQIAGSYDVPFLGIRVLSNNKVNNGKYNPNTAAACQDYVYEVIKHYISTKAK is encoded by the coding sequence ATGAAAAACAACATGTTAAAAACAGGGGCTTTATTTGCTATTGGTATGATCTTATTACTATCTATACTTGCCGGGTGTAATTCAACTTCAAAAAAGGAAGCTGGAGATAAACAGAAGCCTATTATTGTTCAAGGGCCGATGCCGATAGAAGCGCAGAAATTCGCTAAAAAATTAGAAAATGTAAAAGAAGAAAAATCAGGGAATTTTGTTTTTTACAAAGGAACCGTCGATAATTATCCGGTCATTGTTGTTAAAATGGGAAAGGGAATGGAAAACACAGCAGCTGCTACAGCGATAGCTATAGAGAAATACCATCCTAGAGCTATTATCAATCAAGGAACATCAGGTGGACATGATGAAAATCTAAACGTGTTTGATATTGTTTTAGGGAAGCGAACAACCAATATAGGCTCCTTAAAAACAGCAGATAAAAAAGAAGGCGAAGGAATGGATCCTACTGCGTGGAAGCCGATGGATTTGATGGCTTCTGAAGGAAGTGCTGGGGAAGATCCTGATGCTGAAAAAGCTCGTTATTATGAAGGAGATAAAAAATTACTTGCGGCTGCAAATGAAGTAAAAGATACATATAAAAAGGGTAAAGTGGTTGAAGGAACGATAGGATCAGCAGACACGTGGAATAACGAAGTGGATAGAATTAAGTGGTTCCACACTAAGTATGGGACGTCTGTAGAAGAAATGGAAGGTGCAGCGGCAGCACAAATTGCAGGAAGCTATGACGTTCCATTCTTAGGTATCAGAGTGCTATCTAACAACAAAGTAAACAATGGAAAATATAATCCAAACACAGCAGCTGCTTGTCAAGACTACGTTTATGAAGTAATTAAACACTATATCAGCACAAAAGCTAAGTAA
- a CDS encoding DUF2294 domain-containing protein, producing the protein MSRNREHEFSNLVREIRKEQVGNGPREITTRFIDTWAVSEMKGNLTNVEKFMITSPEGKRMVHEARTELVKKIYDCSDIRDKFEKLVHAKIIRVFSDINIEEDVAMTTFVFDRKLED; encoded by the coding sequence ATGAGTAGAAATAGGGAGCATGAATTTAGTAATTTGGTGCGCGAAATCCGTAAAGAGCAGGTTGGAAACGGACCGAGGGAAATCACTACTCGTTTTATAGATACATGGGCTGTTAGCGAAATGAAAGGTAATCTTACGAATGTAGAAAAGTTTATGATAACTTCTCCTGAAGGCAAACGGATGGTTCATGAGGCACGTACGGAACTAGTAAAAAAAATTTATGATTGTTCAGATATACGAGATAAGTTTGAAAAACTTGTCCATGCAAAAATTATAAGAGTTTTTTCAGACATTAACATTGAAGAAGATGTTGCGATGACTACTTTTGTTTTTGATAGAAAGTTAGAAGATTAA
- a CDS encoding PAS domain-containing protein: MKVVVNKRRVHVVHVNDKFCEISKYERHELLGQDHRIINSKHHSSLFFKELWNTISSGKVWHGEIKNKAKDGSDYWVDTTIVPFLDERGKPYQYVSIRNDITKRKAYEEKIKQMAYYDPLTNVPNRYWLNK; the protein is encoded by the coding sequence GTGAAGGTAGTAGTGAATAAGAGAAGGGTGCACGTAGTACACGTGAACGATAAATTCTGTGAAATTTCTAAGTATGAAAGACATGAGCTCCTAGGTCAAGATCATCGTATTATTAATTCGAAACATCATTCAAGCTTGTTTTTTAAAGAGTTATGGAACACGATCAGCTCCGGTAAGGTATGGCACGGAGAGATAAAAAACAAAGCAAAAGACGGTTCGGATTACTGGGTAGATACAACCATTGTTCCTTTTTTAGACGAACGAGGCAAACCGTATCAGTACGTATCGATTCGTAATGATATTACAAAGCGAAAAGCATATGAAGAAAAAATTAAGCAAATGGCTTATTATGATCCTTTAACCAATGTGCCTAATCGCTACTGGTTAAATAAGTAG
- a CDS encoding AbrB/MazE/SpoVT family DNA-binding domain-containing protein — protein sequence MRTKKEECIIDEMGRVSLPSLFMQLTKLETNDKVFLRSCDDWIIIDHHDENVPVPSHIFIRTINHMGRIVIPRSLRDDYELKPFDYVELYVIEQQIVMKKRDEKSTALSQKPAAPPPYYATLTGRQIQLTSELLTSVGLDANTEVQFFINQKNNIVIQKYEMSFGKKTTLTFTAQSRKIDDRFRLTIPKKLRDEFSIHSGTMLKIKTGNKQLILEKVENEKEISSVLSQQIDAAIIGKLLK from the coding sequence ATGCGTACAAAAAAAGAAGAGTGTATAATTGATGAAATGGGAAGAGTATCCCTTCCTTCTTTGTTTATGCAACTAACGAAACTCGAGACGAACGACAAAGTTTTCTTACGGAGCTGTGATGATTGGATTATTATTGATCACCATGACGAAAATGTCCCCGTTCCTTCTCATATCTTCATTCGAACAATTAACCATATGGGTAGAATAGTCATTCCGAGATCCCTGCGAGATGACTATGAACTTAAGCCCTTTGATTATGTAGAACTATACGTGATAGAGCAGCAAATTGTTATGAAAAAAAGAGACGAAAAATCGACAGCGCTTTCACAAAAACCTGCGGCGCCCCCTCCTTATTATGCAACATTAACTGGACGGCAGATTCAGCTCACTTCTGAACTTTTAACGTCAGTCGGATTGGATGCAAACACGGAGGTTCAATTTTTTATTAACCAAAAAAATAACATTGTGATTCAAAAATATGAAATGAGTTTTGGTAAGAAAACGACTTTAACATTTACGGCTCAATCTCGAAAAATTGATGACCGTTTTAGACTTACCATTCCTAAAAAGCTGCGAGATGAGTTCTCTATCCACTCAGGTACGATGTTAAAAATAAAGACGGGTAATAAGCAGCTAATTTTAGAAAAAGTGGAGAATGAAAAAGAGATTAGCAGCGTATTATCTCAGCAAATAGACGCCGCAATCATTGGAAAATTATTGAAATAA
- a CDS encoding TcaA NTF2-like domain-containing protein — protein MKRSTISVSVVSILLSVSLFISGCQQNEVSSRDEKESITSSVQHPEQEASAIHTSDQKDDKEKSNHQKSSTSSTSTTPPAKDENNVSIPTKQTANVLIKSYLKGLIKGINIGAFKEVNSYLVKGSSLYRDQQSLISHLHGKGIQERLVDYEVVDFKKAGSAYHIQTHEVIRIVQPNGSETIKEYDWLYSAVWSGGQLRLKDISKAENTASIKASVPSKQSSGNYDGEWSRDIHHQEAGLTITNSTSGSFDFTIGAVYGANAGGIEGKAEVEGNKAIYKDTEEATECVLNFTLSQKEIKIDATAGCSYYGGLNVSFDGTYKKGKITEHTKTLSEHDILPSEHDENVKKLVGNDYEALVDNFQIVHEEKDLDGLGATALSGGVTGLYTLMEGIIEYDKQGYYYVALIVDSDKVKFYTNNPTYRDRITLTVKEWMSRFSDYPVETMYKEIKR, from the coding sequence ATGAAACGTTCCACTATAAGCGTCAGTGTGGTTAGTATTCTGCTGTCGGTTAGTTTATTCATAAGCGGCTGTCAGCAAAATGAGGTATCTTCCCGCGACGAAAAAGAAAGCATCACTTCAAGTGTTCAACATCCTGAGCAAGAAGCAAGTGCTATTCACACATCAGATCAAAAAGATGATAAGGAAAAGAGCAATCATCAAAAGTCAAGCACTTCTTCAACAAGTACTACACCTCCTGCTAAAGATGAAAACAACGTATCCATCCCTACCAAACAAACGGCTAATGTATTAATCAAGTCGTATTTAAAAGGTTTAATAAAAGGAATCAACATCGGTGCTTTCAAAGAAGTAAACAGCTATCTGGTGAAAGGAAGTTCTCTTTATAGGGATCAGCAGTCTTTAATTAGTCATTTACATGGCAAAGGAATTCAAGAAAGATTAGTAGATTATGAAGTGGTTGATTTTAAAAAAGCAGGCTCTGCTTATCATATCCAAACCCATGAAGTGATTAGGATTGTTCAGCCTAATGGTTCAGAAACGATAAAAGAGTATGATTGGCTATATTCAGCGGTATGGTCGGGTGGTCAATTACGTTTAAAGGATATTTCTAAGGCAGAGAATACTGCTTCAATCAAAGCATCAGTACCATCGAAGCAAAGCAGCGGAAACTATGATGGAGAATGGTCAAGAGATATTCATCATCAAGAAGCAGGATTAACCATCACTAATTCAACAAGCGGCTCTTTTGATTTTACAATAGGTGCAGTATACGGTGCGAATGCAGGAGGAATAGAAGGAAAAGCAGAGGTGGAAGGAAATAAAGCTATTTATAAAGACACGGAAGAAGCTACGGAATGTGTACTAAACTTCACGTTAAGCCAAAAAGAAATCAAAATTGATGCTACTGCAGGCTGTTCCTATTACGGCGGGTTAAATGTTTCTTTTGACGGCACGTATAAAAAAGGAAAGATCACAGAACATACGAAGACATTATCAGAGCACGATATCCTTCCAAGCGAACATGATGAAAATGTGAAAAAACTTGTAGGAAATGACTATGAAGCGCTTGTTGATAACTTTCAAATCGTACATGAAGAAAAAGATTTAGATGGCTTAGGCGCGACAGCGCTATCAGGGGGAGTAACCGGTTTGTACACGCTTATGGAAGGAATCATTGAGTATGATAAGCAAGGCTATTATTACGTAGCGTTAATTGTTGACAGTGACAAAGTAAAATTCTACACGAATAATCCCACATATCGAGATCGTATCACACTCACAGTAAAAGAGTGGATGAGTCGCTTTAGCGATTATCCAGTAGAAACAATGTATAAAGAAATAAAAAGATAA
- a CDS encoding aldo/keto reductase: MREILQGKLGFGTAPLGNMYRNIPEEEAIATVDAAWESGIRYFDAAPLYGAGLAEMCLGEALSKRNRNEYVLSTKVGRVISDELEDSSSRDLGEKGGLFEFGRKNKIINDYSADATLRSIEQSLNRLKTDRLDFVYIHDVAQDFYGDEWVGQFESARTGAFRVLTRLREEGVIKGWGLGVNRVEPIEIMLDLEDAKPDVSLLAGRYTLLDHERALQRVMPAAVKHNMGIVVGGPYSSGVLAGGTHFEYQKASSDIMAKVEKIKSIADRHHISIKAAAVQFSLANPAVAAVIPGASRPERIAEDKAALNTVIPPEFWEEMREQQLVAAHAPLPINVK; the protein is encoded by the coding sequence ATGAGAGAGATACTGCAAGGTAAACTAGGGTTTGGGACTGCACCATTAGGCAATATGTATCGTAATATTCCCGAAGAAGAAGCCATCGCAACAGTTGATGCTGCTTGGGAAAGCGGCATCCGTTACTTTGACGCAGCCCCGCTTTATGGAGCTGGTTTAGCAGAGATGTGCCTTGGTGAAGCACTATCAAAAAGAAATCGTAATGAGTATGTGCTAAGTACAAAAGTAGGTCGCGTTATTTCAGATGAACTGGAAGACTCATCTTCACGTGACTTAGGAGAAAAAGGCGGACTTTTTGAATTTGGCCGTAAAAATAAAATTATCAATGACTACAGCGCGGATGCAACTCTTCGTTCAATCGAGCAAAGTTTAAACCGTTTAAAAACAGATCGATTGGACTTTGTGTATATTCATGATGTCGCGCAAGATTTTTATGGAGACGAGTGGGTAGGACAATTTGAGTCTGCTCGAACTGGAGCATTTCGTGTGCTTACACGTTTACGTGAAGAAGGAGTTATTAAAGGATGGGGACTTGGAGTAAACCGAGTAGAGCCAATTGAAATCATGCTGGATTTGGAAGATGCAAAGCCAGATGTCTCCTTGCTAGCTGGCCGATACACACTATTAGACCATGAGCGTGCACTGCAGCGAGTAATGCCTGCAGCCGTAAAACATAATATGGGCATTGTTGTGGGTGGGCCATACAGCTCAGGCGTTCTTGCTGGAGGTACGCACTTTGAATATCAAAAAGCATCTTCAGACATTATGGCAAAAGTAGAAAAAATCAAAAGTATTGCAGATCGTCATCATATCAGTATTAAGGCTGCTGCTGTACAATTCTCACTTGCTAATCCAGCGGTTGCAGCTGTTATTCCTGGCGCTAGTCGTCCAGAGCGTATTGCAGAAGACAAAGCTGCATTAAACACAGTAATTCCGCCAGAGTTCTGGGAAGAAATGCGTGAACAACAGCTTGTAGCGGCTCATGCACCGCTGCCAATTAACGTTAAGTGA
- a CDS encoding diguanylate cyclase domain-containing protein: MKKLLLDEESPELLAILFLDLDRFKSINDTLSHHHGDVLLRRVAGKLRKCIPSSDFISRNGGDEFILVLHSLKTVEEIEEMTEQIVKEMSLPFYIDGDKVLTSTSVGIGLFSKECQ; this comes from the coding sequence TTGAAAAAGCTGCTTTTAGATGAAGAATCTCCTGAACTGCTGGCGATTTTATTTTTAGATTTAGACCGTTTTAAATCAATAAATGATACGCTTAGCCATCATCACGGAGATGTGCTGCTGAGGCGCGTAGCAGGAAAGTTAAGAAAATGTATTCCTTCCTCTGATTTTATCTCACGGAACGGGGGCGATGAGTTCATTTTAGTGCTGCATTCTCTAAAGACTGTTGAGGAAATCGAGGAAATGACCGAGCAGATTGTAAAAGAAATGTCGCTGCCTTTTTATATAGACGGAGATAAAGTGTTAACCTCTACAAGCGTTGGCATCGGCTTGTTTTCAAAGGAATGTCAGTAG